caaaaggcaaggctatagtatggctaaaatgtcaaaaaggggcatgtcccaaaaacagctgaaaaacctcaaaacagcataaaatagcgtgccaagacatgccatagcaaagaatcttgcaaaaactaccaaaaacacgAACAtaattcatgttgaaaaaatgaccgaaaaggcaaggctatgtatggctaaaatgtcaaaaagtggcatgtcccaaaaacagctgaaaacactcaaaaacagcatgaaatagcgtactaagacacgccatagcatagaattttgcaaaaactaccaaaaaaagctcaaataatgcatgttgaaaaaatgaccgaaaaggcaaggctatagtatggctaaaatgtcaaaaaggggcatgtcccaaaacagctgaaaaaacctcaaaacagcataaaatagcgtgccaatacacgccatagcatagaattttgcaaaaactaccaaaaacaccaaaataatgaatgttgaaaaaatgacgaaaaggcaaggctatagtatgactaaaatgtcaaaaatggcctgtcccaaaaacagctgaaaaaacacctcaaaacagcataaaatagcatgccaagacacgccatagcatagaattttgcaaaaaattaaaaaaaaaaaaaaaaagctaaataaatcatgttgaaaaaatgaccgaaaaggcaaggctatagtatggctaaaatgtcaaaaaaatggcatgtcacaaaaacagctgaaaacacctcaaaacataaatgtgacatgttataaaaaatgctgaagacaccttaaaatagcataaaatagcgtgccaagacacaccatagcatagcatgttgcaaacgcagcccaaaacacaataaaaatgcatgtcggaaaaatgacccaaaaggcaaggctatagtatggctttagAATTGGTATAAAGATGAAGTGGAGCAATGGGACTCAACTTAGGCTATTAGGAACAGTAAGTTTACATTGAAAATTAGAGTTTAACACACCTCAGAGCACAGtcattaaaatagaaaagttGATAGCCCATTTtgccttataaaaaaaaatcatgtctgaATAATATGAAGGTTCCTAAGAgttctttttccaggtgtacaGGGAACatgacattatacacacacacatcacaaatcaagtgtctttataaatgaaagttttaaaaaactactcactacacagcaaaaaatgctactaaaactacaaatgaaTGAGTTTAAGTTTAATGCGTATGGATAAATGGTGAAAAGTGAATAAAGCAAAGACACGAAGTAAAATAAATTGACTACATgaacaaaaaactcataaatgaagcgacaataaaaatgaggagatgaaaaaaagttagGAACTGAAGTAGATGTGACATCTGTACTtgatcaggtgcactgaaaatagtgcaagatgatcaagcagatgaaaagttaagattaatgaaaagtcaatgtcaagcaccgatcaacagcagagaggcaaCCTATCCTATAAAACATTGAAGGGAAAGATAAAGAGGAGGCCTGATCAGAGAATAACCCGGAATTGTATTAATGGGAGATCCTGACCTAGGTGTAAAACTTCCTATGTGTTCCTATTATTAAAGAGCATcaactccaaaaaaaacacaggaaaaaaaaaatcaccttccTGAAAAAATGCGATGCCGGGGAAACGGTTTAGCTctggaaatttgcaaaaagtggCCTTTGTGAGAACACTGGAAACCATCTCGGCTACAACTCGTGTGGTTCTGGTGGCTGGCCTCGGTCGgtttgcatagaatgttgcaaaaacttgGCTTGAGTttgtttcctccatctctcaTTTCTCTCCATGAAAAGGCAGCTGGATCATCTTCTGACAAAAatgtggctgagatgagatcacGATGAGAGCTTATAAAGGCTTTGTCTCATTCAAAGTTTTTTCGTTCAAAAACCTGTGGTTctcaaaaaaccaaaataatgcatgttgaaaaaattaccaaaaggcaaggctatagtatggctaaaatttgaaaatacaaaatgtccccccaaaaacagctgaaactcctcaaaacagcataaaatagcgtgcgaagacatgccaaagcatacaatgttgcaaaaactaccaaaaaaacaatacaaatgcatgttgaaaaaatgacctgaaagacaacgctaaaaaatgtcaaaaaatggcatgtcccaaaaacacctgaaaacacctaaaaacaacataaaataccgtgccaaGACATGCAATAACAtagcaagttgcaaaaattaccaaaaaacaaaataatgcatgttgaaaaaatgacctaacaggctaaaaagtcaaaaaaaaatagcatgtccccaaaacagctgaaaaacccttaaacagcataaaatagcatgcacaGACATGGCCATAGCGTagagtgttgaaaaaaatggcccaaaaacaccaaaataatgcatgttgaaataatgaacgaaaaggcaaggctatagcatggttaaaaaaatcaaaaaaatggcatgtcctaaaaaaaactaaaaacacttaaaaacagcataaaatactctACCAGGAcatgccacagcaaagaaatgtgcaaaaactaccaaaaacaccaacataatgcatgttgaaaaaaatgaccaaaaaggcaaggctatagtatggctaaaatgtcaaaaaagtccatgtcccaaaaacagctgaaaacacctcaaaacaacatgaaatagtgtaccaagacacaccatagcacacaatgttgcaaaaactaccaaaatcagcaaaaaaatgcatgttgaaaaaatgaccgaaacagcaaggctatataTGGCTAAAATCTccaaaagtggcatgtcccaaaaacagctgaaaacacctcaaaatagcatacaatagtgtgccaaaacatgccatagcatacaatgttgcaaaaactaccagaaacaccaaaataatgcacgctgaagaaatgaccgaaaaggcaaggctatagtatggctaaaatgtcaaaaaatggcatgccccaaaaatcagctgaaaacacctcaaaacagcatgaactggtgtgccaagacacgccatagcatacaatgttgcaaaaacaactaaaaacaccaaaataatgcatgttgaaaaaatgatcacaaaggcaaggctatagtatggttaaaatgtaaaaaatggcatgtcccaaaaactgctgaaaacacccccaaacagcagaaaaaagcgTACCAAGACcagcatagcatagaatgttgcaaaaacttcccaaaacaccaaaataatgcatgttgaaaaaatgaccgaaaggcaaggctatagtatggctaaaatgtcaaaaagtggtatgtcccaaaaacagctgaaacacctcaaaacagcataaaatagcatgccaaaacatgccatagcatggaattttgcaaaaactactaccaaaatcagcaaaaaaacaagttgaaaaaaaagaccgaaaaggcaaggctatattatggcaaaaatgtcaaaaatggcatgtccaaaaaaacagctgaaaaacacctaaaaacagcataaatagcgtgctaatacacgccatagcatagaattttgcaaaaactaccaaaatcagcaaaataatgcatgttgaaaaaatgaccgaaaaggcaaggctatagtatggctaaaatgtcaaaaaagggcatgtcccaaaaacagctaaaaacacttaaaaacagcataaaatactctgccaagacatgccatagcaaagaatcttgcaaaaactaccaaaaacagcaaaataatgcatgtaaaaaaatgacaattttttggccatttttttgtcttgcattTTCACCCGTTTGTAGGAGCagccaaaatttgacttttttagacGTACTATACCTATcacctttttggccatttttttgacataccaATTTATGAgggtttttgtcttttttggcctttattcccgcTTGGCATAcaatgacgcatctctacaagctattatatgtcattttcagccattttaaggatttttaggatcatttttttcgacatactatactattggctttttgccattttttaacgTGAAATtattaggtttttggccttttttggctttcattcccactttgcatactaTTAAGCATCTCTGCAAGCTATTATAATtcgtttttagtcatttttaggagcagtcaaaatttgacttttttcgacatacaatGCTAATgcctttttggacatgtttttgacatgctaatttatgaggtttttggccttttttggcctctattcCCACTTGGCATAcaatgacgtgtttctacaagctattgtatgttgttttcagccatttttaggagcagtcaaaatttgacttttttttttacattttatactatttcctttttggccttttttttactttgctatattatgaggtttttggcctttttggccttcattcccactttgcataccatAATGCATCTATAGAAGCTATTATAAGttgttttaggccatttttaggagcagtcaaattttgactttttcaacatactatgctatcaccgttttggccattttttgacatgcttaattatgggatttttggcctgttttggccttcattcccacttttcatactatgacacatctctactAAGTTATTacatgttttcagccatttttaggaacAGTCAAAATTTAACTTGTTTTGACATACTCTACTATGTccttttctgcaatttttttgacatgctaaattatggcatttttggccttggaaccatcttccagtttctgtcagggaggcagacaccgtctccacttttaagggtagacttatgagcttcctctttgataaagcttataaattagggctggctcaggttgcctggaccagccctttagttaggctgacataggtttaatctcCCGGGGAACTTTCTAGGATACattgagctcctttttccttcactcgctccctccatctgaaaacgCTCATGTCTATTTACTGTATTATAATAACCTGggtgcctctccggagcatgcGTTcccccttgtttcctagttttccctgATCCTGACTTCAATGTTGGCTGCGCCTGATTGTGgcgatagctgtgctggtgctgtgaccctgcctttggccgggctcgtgctgtggctgcgtTGATACTGTACCTCCGGCTCAActtgatcgtggtcttggttgtgctgttgctgtggtcctgtctgaggctgcgACTGTGTTGTGGGCCTTGGTTGCGCAGATGCCATGATCCTGCTTGACgtgaccttctactgccattattatgagtcatgcctccactatcaatatacgcatgggatTTTTATCAACacctacaatatttgcatgtaacatcacatgccaTCATAGAGTACATTTTGTAATCTTATacctatcactattgttatatgacaTGCTATTGTTGCGATTTTTGCTgttgcatctctccccctctctttctcttttctttttgtcattattcaaTTGTTACTTATGACATTTATTGcagtctgtccgtcctggaagagggatccctcctcagtcactcttcctgaggtttctactaTTTCTTTACCCCCgtcacagggtttttttggaggAGTTTTTCCTTAAACAATGtaagggtctaagggcagagggatgtcgtatgccgtgaagccctctgaggaagtgttttgtgataatgggcattataaataaaattgacttgacctgctaaattatgaagtttctggacttttttttccaattatgacgtttttggcttttttatctCAACATTCCATACTATGCCATGTCTCTATAAGcaattaaatgttgttttcagcccctttttttttggcatgtaacatttttcgacatactacactatgttgttttcggccattttttcgacatgctatattatgatttttggcttttcttgtCGATAtgttatactatgatgtgtctctacaagctataatatgtcatttcaGCCATTctttgacatgtaaaaatttgacatttttggaaaatgtccaaaatttgataaaaatgtcatagaattGTATGTCATTTAGATTCTGATAAAAACACATAGCattgtatgtcgtccaaaaattgataaaaatgtgataGTATTGTATTTCCTTCAAAGAATGATGAAtacatgataatattgtatgttGTATGAAAATTGATATAAATGTCATTCTATAGTATGCCAttccaaaaatgataaaagcatCATGTACGTCgtcaaaaaattgccaaaaacgtcacagtgtagtatgtcatccaaaaattgataaaaaaacatcatagtatgtcgttcaaaaattgccaaaaatgtcataatatagtatgtccttcaaaaattgccaaaaacgtcatatgtAGTATGTCGCTTCAAATGGGGTTTCTGTGTATTACCAAGGAAATTGAGGTGCTCCTGAGCAGAGAAGCTGGTCAGTAGCCAATAATTATGGACTGTATGGTGAGaatattgcatgtttttaaatcagcttCACTGCCTCTGTAACTCCCTTGTacacctttttctctttttactaCTTTTCTACAATAAAATCCACAAAAGCTTTGTTTTGAGTAGTCTTAAATTGGACTATGGCAcgacaaaaatgcattttgttggataaacatttttaaccatgtgctttatttaaactatttacatatatatacagcatGAGAGAAGTGCGCAAGTGAAaacataatgtgtttttgctgtctttgttctaattaagtgtgtgtttatgtgtaaataGCTCAACATGTCCCTTCTTAGCACAGAGTTACTGTGCTCGGATGGATCTTTtctatttgtgcttttttccccactgttGACCTAGCATTGAATCATACAAAAGCTGCATATGTATTCAAAAAATCTATTTGGACCTTATGTGCCCCCAGCATTCATTGCAAGAGCTTCGATTGTTTTCAAGTCTGTAGCATGTAACTTGTCTTATCCTGGACAAAAATTATCAGGATTGCGAATTTTACaaacaaccatttttttaatgtcattaacAAATCTCTGCATCAACAAGTAAATCCTTccaatggtgttttttggcaaaatcaAACCCCCCAAAGCGGATTGATACACAAATTGTCCATTATAAAGCCAGTGAACAGGAAGGTGGATGTCAGGGTGTGAAGGAGATAAGATTGAGTGGTGATACCCTTCTGACGGGAGTGTTGTTGTTTGAGAGCGGAGCAAACAGATCTGCAGATGGCGTTTCAATCTGATCCCTGACCTGTGATATCTGCCTCAAGAGGGCCTTTCCCTCTTCACGAGCCTATGAGCAGAGTGACCATCCACACCAGTTTATGTGTTAATACCACGTCAGCTCTTTTAAAGCAATGGAAAGACAGTGCTGCACAATGCAGGAACACTTACGTCATTGTAGTCGCAACAGCGTTGAGCGCAGAGGGACGCCTCATCGTAGAGCTTGTTCTTGAAATAGTACTGACCCAGGTACCGCAGGGCTGTGCTCACCTCAGCATGCTCCAGTTGTTCCTGTGAggaaaagattttctttttatgatgaAAACAGAGATGTGGCACAGGAGAATATGGAGAAGCGTACGTGATGGTAAATGAAACGTCATGACAAATTAGAGCTATACTACGTCACCAgctacagaaaatgtatttgaggTCATGTTACATTACTAGGCTATCCACTTGAGATTATGTAACAATTTTATTATACTCAACAAAATTCAATGGctttttccaggcttggaaaacaTGATAGTGAGATTTCATGACATCTCAGGTTTTTTATAACTGTGAGAACCCTGTGTGTCCCTTAATTAAGACTAAGGGGCCTGGCCTAATTCATGAATACAGCCCCAGATCAAAACTACAAAGGTTTGTGGACATAAGAGTCAAAAATCATCATATGTTTTTGGATCCTTCATAGTTCTTACCCCACATGAGAAAATGTCTTTGATGTAAAGCATGTAACACTGGGCAGCATCATCAGACTCATTCAGCTGTTCATGGAGCCTGACAAAAGGATGAAGCAGAATTCAAAATTAGCTTCTATTTCTGACCGATACAGTTGTCACATTCACatatgatgacaaaaaaagaaagccacAGATCAgatcattttgtatttgaatgTTGACGTgaaccattttttttactacaaGATCTTTTTCATTGAATGTACTCAATAGTATTACTTCAGGATACTTATACTGAATTGTACTCACTTTGCCAACTTGAGTAGAGCCATTTTCTCTACATCTCCAACAGAGTATGCCCTCCAGTAACACTAGAcgaaaataaaatatgtcaaaaaccAGCCATAAGGCTTATAGAATTTAATACACAAACGAGGAATCACTGACTGTTGTAATGCAAGTACCTTCTTGGCTTCCACTTGCTGCGACAGTTTTTCGTAACTTTCCCCTAGTGCGACCAACATGCGCGAGTCATTGGGCctaccaaaaataaataactgtatgtcaaaacaaatattaagcattttatttaagaCCACTGCATATTTTATAAAACCTGACTAAAACACTGCATTCTGTCAAAAGCCATACCTGAGCTGGTGAGCCTTTCGATAATAGTACAAACAGTAAAAGGGCATCTTAAGGATCTCATATGTCTGTCCGAGGCCATACCAGGCACGGTAGTCACGCTTGTTCACCTCAATGGCATGCCtgcttgggaaaaaaaaagagttaaaactagaaaagtgcaTTTAGTACAGTGTAGATCCCCGCCCCAACTATGTTAtgcaaaatggcatgaaaatgtcatactgcactatgtccaaaatagcatttaaaaaaagtcatagtagaGTATGgcatccaaaatggcatgaaaaggTCATCCTAAATTATGTCAaccaaaattgcataaaaaaatttatagtatagtatgacatcaaaaatagcatgaaaaatgtcacaattttgtatgtcgttcaaaactgcataaaaacattatagtatagtatgttttcaaaaacagtatAAAGACAGCATCctgtagtatgtcatccaaaatggcataaaaacgtTGTACTGCACTGTGTTgttcaaaaaagcataaaaagtcatagcatattAAGGCttccaaaacagcatgaaaaccTCAAATTATAGTATTTcgtccaaaatgccaaaaaaaaaaaatactagtacggtatgtcatccaaaatattataaaaaattatggtatagtatgttgtctaacactgcattaaaaaagtcacagtaaagtatgttgtcaaaaatagcataataaagtcatagtacagaatgtcatccaaaacagcaaaaaagagTCATATTACAGTATGGCGCCCaaaatgggataaaaaaaaagttatagtataacatatcatccaaaatggcatgaaacaTCATACTATGTTGTCATACCATACTATGtcatcaaaaaagtcatagtatagtatgttgtccaaaatagcatgacaAAGTTATACTCTCATATGTAGCCAGCAAGTcctccaaaatagcacaaaaaagtcatattgtagtcatagtattgtatgttggaaaaaaaaattcctcgTATGCATGTCGAAAACActattaaaaagtcatagtatagcatgtcgggAAAAAGTtgcacagggttcccacacatttttactgatGAATTTTTAAAACCTTTCCAGAACTTCTTTGcaatattttacttaatttccatgactttatttaagtagTTTGGAATAGGTTGGCCTATGAACATGCACTTCCCAGGCATTAGGGGACCTAACGCTTGCTGTCTTTACTCACAAGTTAGACATTCCTACCACCAACTAGCTGCATATGCCAATGGACCACACCAGCACATACAGGTACTACACAAAACCTCAAAGCCGTGCCtctttttggggggaaaaaagaggaagattcAATTAACATTCACAATATGCTTAGAGAATTTCATGAATACAATAGCCAAAACAGTAtctatttaaaactttttcaaagCATTCTattaattccaaaccatttccaggcctggataaaagtttttctaatttcataaccTTTCCAAGAatttcatgaccatgggaaccctcaggatttataataataaagtatCAGGTATGGAATTCATCTTCAGATGCTCTGGTTCAAAATGGGACCAAACTTTTCTATGGATGCCAACTTTTGAGCAACTGTGAAATGAGGCTTGCAGCAGATCAGGAAAGGCTCGTTTTTACCCTTGTTCAGTGGCAGAACTGGCTTTAGCAATGTGATTTTATTGATCACCCTGCAGCAGCCACTTAAAAGGAGAGAtgagtcagcagtcaatgatGACAGAAAAGCAGAGCAGtcaataaaacaagtttttcaaaaaacgGAATCACCACAGCCACGAGAGGTCCTTGAGCAGTCagtcataaatgtcaaaaaaattcaGCTGATTAGTCCAGTAGTTGTTTCAGATAagctgtggacagacagatacacacacagatgcacacgcATACACATGCTTGATGGCCGATGCATTATCCCTTCCAGGCTCACGTTTGGCATAGATAACAAGAAATAACCCTCACAGCAGTATAGCTGATAAAAATCCTACGCACTCCTGTGAAAGGTCTTTTATCAAGTAAAACTCCATCACTAACACACTGAACAAGACAATGAGACTGCCACCAGCATAAGGGCCGTCTATGCTCTACCAAATCTCCAGTCTGACCTGTAGGCCTGGATGGCAGCTGAAGTGTTCTTCATTTCCATGTATTCATGGCCCATGAGGGTCCAGGCTCCAAGGCATCGTGGGTTCAGTTTGAGGGCACGCTGGAAGTATAGAGCTGCCTTCTCATGCTGAGAGCGTAAACTATAATAGTTACCTGTGGATGAGACACAGaagtatgtcttaaaaaatgttgtctgaCCAGATGAAAAACCTTTAAacttcaagttaaaaaaaataaataaagtaagccAACACACCTGTGCAGCTGTAACTATtcaatacttttgtactttacCTGCTAAATTCCAAACAATTTAAGACAAGTTATGATTGATTTTATTAACTCATCAACTAATTGTTCCATCACTGAAAAATAGTGGTGGAGAATTTAACAGTGACGTTGATCAGGCTGGCTCAACACTTACCGATAACACAGCAAGTCTCCACTCTGTACTTGTCGATTTCCACCAGGTTGTGGGCCAAGTAGCTTAACTCAGGCTTCATGCTCTGTGGAAATAATCATTACCAtcagcaatatatatatatatatatatatatatatatacacacacacacatacacacacacacacacacacacacacacacacacatttagagaCCCCTCTGCCACTAAGCATCCATCCAACTTAAGGGTCCTTTTCACCCCTACTGACTGATGTTATTTAGACTTCTAACTTCCTATGAAAACACACTTCTTCAATTCATTACAATTGGTGAACTCACTTTGACATAGAGCAGGTTGGAGAATGTGTCCATGTTGTCGATGCGATACGGATCCTGCTCCCTCAACTCGTTGAAGAGAGCCAAAGCTTGGTCAATATCTGAAATGAATACAGACTAAGTTCTGCAAAACTTGAACCATATTATTCCACTG
This genomic window from Plectropomus leopardus isolate mb chromosome 13, YSFRI_Pleo_2.0, whole genome shotgun sequence contains:
- the cdc23 gene encoding cell division cycle protein 23 homolog, with the protein product MKMAALCSEFGDLVQIKKQLISVISLCKERGLLHSAKWASELAFALDPLPKDELPPSPPFTEEDAQDLDALTLAKSYFDLKEYDRAAYFLKGCCSQKAYFLYMYSRYLSGEKKKDDETVDSLGPLEKGQVRNEALRELRVELSKKHMAGELDGFTLYLYGVVLRKLDLLKEAVEVFVEAIHALPLHWGAWLELSNLVTNIEMLKSLSLPDCWIKDFFMAHMYTELQMIKEALQKYQNLMEAGFSKSTYIISQIAVAYHNIRDIDQALALFNELREQDPYRIDNMDTFSNLLYVKSMKPELSYLAHNLVEIDKYRVETCCVIGNYYSLRSQHEKAALYFQRALKLNPRCLGAWTLMGHEYMEMKNTSAAIQAYRHAIEVNKRDYRAWYGLGQTYEILKMPFYCLYYYRKAHQLRPNDSRMLVALGESYEKLSQQVEAKKCYWRAYSVGDVEKMALLKLAKLHEQLNESDDAAQCYMLYIKDIFSCGEQLEHAEVSTALRYLGQYYFKNKLYDEASLCAQRCCDYNDAREEGKALLRQISQVRDQIETPSADLFAPLSNNNTPVRRVSPLNLISFTP